In the genome of Yersinia enterocolitica, the window GCAAAATTTTTCGACTCAGGAATTGTTTGCTGATACTTAACGCCATCTTCAAATTTCTCAACGTCTTTGCCGGTGTGCCACGTTTGTAAGACGTGAAAACGTTCTGACATAAAGTGATCTAAAGAAATCTTTTTGTTGCGAAGTTCCATCATGACTCCAGTTTTTACTTGTTCAAAATTCGAACGCCAGTTTGGGCGGCAGCTTTAGGAAAGCGACGGGCGACATTGGCGAGCAGGGGAAGTAAACCTTGTGTATCTCTGTAATATTCAAACTTGCCGGGGAGCAGAACCTGCTTGCCCTCATCATCTAAATTGCGATATTTCAGCCAGTTATGAATATCGAATGATTCTGCTCGGGATAGCCACCCGCCAGTGCCAATCACCTTTTTAACCAGGCTTAAGTCGCGACCGACCTGTAGGTCAATATTGCCTGCGCAGGTACAAACCTGTGTTTTTTTGCCCGCATGACGTTCAGTGGCATATCCGACACAAATCCCAGCCAACAATTGGTCGAAAACAACTTCTTCGTCGCTACGGGGTAAATAGCCCGGATGCGCAGTGATATGGGTTAAATATCGATAAAAAGCATCAATTTGGTTTTGTTGATGTGAGAAGTAATGAGCAATCATCGGCATACCGGTTTCGCCGGCATTCATCGCTGAAACGCGCATCCCCAGGTCACCTTCGACGGTTCGTTTAATCAGCGGTTCTGGGATCCCGTGTATCACGGTGTCGGGCAGCATATGACTGTTATAGGAGGAGTAAACATCGGTGGTGGCGCCCCCCATATCTATCAACATGAACGTTTCCCAATCGGGCACGTATTGGCGAATTTGTTGTACCAGTTCGAAGACTGAATAGGGCGTAGGCAGTGGGTCTTCACCCGTTTGATCAACGATGACGTCTAAACCTTTCCCTCTAATAATCTTTTTGAGGAAAATGTTGC includes:
- a CDS encoding glutamate mutase — its product is MITVSIDIGSTWTKGAVFEVGDDDHIDVKNYALSPTTPHHLAEGFFSVLNKILNVADARPLLASGQVNIDYSSSAKGGLAVAAIGLVPNITLESAKVTAHSAGAKVSQHFAYNLNKSDVRALEASPPDILLFTGGTDGGDYAHGLSNAKLLAQSKLKCSIIYAGNRDLQDDVLEILGDKDLTIVNNVLPNLDSPNPFDARKAICNIFLKKIIRGKGLDVIVDQTGEDPLPTPYSVFELVQQIRQYVPDWETFMLIDMGGATTDVYSSYNSHMLPDTVIHGIPEPLIKRTVEGDLGMRVSAMNAGETGMPMIAHYFSHQQNQIDAFYRYLTHITAHPGYLPRSDEEVVFDQLLAGICVGYATERHAGKKTQVCTCAGNIDLQVGRDLSLVKKVIGTGGWLSRAESFDIHNWLKYRNLDDEGKQVLLPGKFEYYRDTQGLLPLLANVARRFPKAAAQTGVRILNK